In Nicotiana tabacum cultivar K326 chromosome 19, ASM71507v2, whole genome shotgun sequence, one DNA window encodes the following:
- the LOC107811288 gene encoding endo-1,4-beta-xylanase 5-like: protein MKWYANEKIPGQLDYNVADAMLSLVQKYNIKVRGHNVFWDNPQNMPSWVRYLSPAQLSAAASRRINSVMNRYLGQLIHWDVVNENVHFSFLEQMLGKNASDVYYKKANEIDSKAIPFLNEFNTLEHGFDGTSTPAKYLEKIKELRSHGYNGPLGIGLQGHFVTPNLPYIRSSLDILASAGLPIWITELDVANTTNQEIYLEEIIREVHTHPGVKGIMMWAPWNPKGCYRMCLTDNNFKNLPTGDVVDKIIKEWNHQDFSGNTDENGFFEASLFHGEYEVEISHPQVTYNTSVAQNLVKVEPTGESSQSHYTIFV, encoded by the exons ATGAAATGGTACGCCAACGAGAAAATCCCCGGCCAACTAGACTACAACGTAGCTGATGCTATGCTTAGTCTTGTCCAAAAATATAACATTAAAGTCCGCGGCCACAATGTCTTTTGGGATAATCCTCAGAATATGCCCTCGTGGGTGCGCTATCTTTCACCAGCACAGTTATCCGCAGCTGCATCAAGAAGGATAAATTCAGTGATGAATAGATATTTAGGCCAACTTATTCATTGGGATGTTGTGAATGAAAATGTCCACTTCTCGTTCTTAGAGCAGATGCTAGGGAAGAATGCGTCTGATGTTTACTACAAAAAGGCTAATGAAATTGATAGCAAGGCAATTCCATTCTTGAATGAATTCAATACGCTTGAACATGGATTTGATGGAACTTCAACTCCAGCTAAGTACCTAGAAAAGATTAAAGAGCTTCGATCCCATGGTTACAATGGCCCTTTAGGCATTGGACTCCAGGGACATTTTGTCACCCCAAATTTGCCTTATATAAGatcttctcttgatattctgGCTTCAGCTGGATTGCCAATTTGGATCACCGAGTTAGATGTTGCAAATACCACCAACCAG GAAATATATTTGGAGGAGATAATAAGGGAGGTACATACACATCCAGGAGTGAAAGGGATAATGATGTGGGCACCATGGAATCCTAAAGGATGTTACAGGATGTGTTTGACTGATAATAATTTCAAGAATTTGCCTACTGGAGATGTTGTAGACAAAATTATTAaggaatggaatcaccaggattTTTCGGGGAATACCGATGAAAATGGTTTCTTTGAAGCTTCACTTTTTCATGGGGAATATGAAGTTGAAATCAGCCATCCTCAAGTAACATATAATACCTCTGTGGCTCAGAATTTGGTTAAGGTGGAACCAACTGGGGAAAGTTCACAATCACATTACACGATCTTTGTTTGA